From the genome of Psychroserpens ponticola, one region includes:
- a CDS encoding NAD(P)H-dependent glycerol-3-phosphate dehydrogenase: protein MNQPLKYAVFGAGSWATAIVKMLCENLDEVGWYMRSVYTKEHLLKEQHNPSYLSSVEFKIDQLKLSNDINELAEWADVLIFVIPSAFMHSELEKLKVDISQKTIVSAVKGIMPQSGLLVGEHFHDIYKIPFENIAVIAGPCHAEEVALERLSYLTISCADAEKAQAIADVLSSDYIKTKISDDIIGTEYAVMLKNIYAIAAGMAHGLGYGDNFQSVLMSNAIREMKRFIKKMHKMKRNINNSAYLGDLLVTGYSTFSRNRMFGNMIGKGYTVKSAQMEMSMVAEGYYATKSAHEINLKNAKKTRLPIIEAVYAILYENKDPKQVFKKLTDKLD from the coding sequence ATGAATCAACCTTTAAAATATGCCGTTTTTGGGGCAGGAAGTTGGGCAACAGCTATTGTAAAGATGCTTTGTGAAAATTTAGATGAAGTTGGTTGGTATATGCGAAGCGTGTATACTAAAGAGCATTTACTAAAAGAACAACACAATCCTAGTTATTTAAGTTCGGTAGAATTTAAAATTGATCAACTCAAATTAAGCAATGACATTAATGAATTGGCTGAATGGGCAGATGTTTTGATTTTTGTAATTCCTTCTGCTTTTATGCATTCAGAATTAGAAAAACTCAAGGTAGATATTTCTCAAAAAACTATAGTTTCAGCTGTTAAAGGAATTATGCCACAATCTGGATTATTGGTTGGTGAACATTTTCATGACATTTATAAGATTCCATTTGAAAATATTGCTGTTATTGCAGGACCATGTCATGCTGAAGAGGTCGCACTTGAACGTTTATCTTATTTAACCATTTCTTGTGCAGATGCTGAAAAAGCACAAGCTATTGCAGATGTATTATCTAGTGATTATATCAAAACAAAAATCAGTGATGATATTATTGGTACTGAATATGCTGTAATGTTAAAAAACATTTATGCTATTGCAGCAGGCATGGCTCATGGATTGGGCTATGGAGATAATTTTCAAAGCGTATTGATGAGTAATGCCATTCGTGAGATGAAGCGTTTTATTAAAAAGATGCATAAGATGAAACGAAATATTAATAATTCAGCTTATCTAGGTGATTTATTAGTAACTGGATATTCTACATTTTCACGTAATCGTATGTTTGGAAATATGATAGGCAAAGGCTACACTGTTAAATCTGCTCAAATGGAAATGAGTATGGTTGCTGAAGGCTATTATGCAACAAAAAGTGCCCATGAAATCAATCTTAAAAATGCAAAAAAGACAAGATTGCCAATCATTGAAGCAGTTTACGCTATTTTATATGAAAATAAAGATCCTAAACAAGTATTTAAAAAACTGACGGATAAGTTGGATTAA
- a CDS encoding nicotinic acid mononucleotide adenyltransferase: MKTIKILLGFVLSATLFTSCYTEEVIVNDFDNQPGISLHQLLSSYELWYVDVNQTLGPGETPFLQIAFTVSFRNGLVYANNNLVGFGNQGNGYGIDVGTYDAYNMILDINHDIDGYETFDVYQIDNNTIELYNPFNDTSYFLNGYQRSNFDYDYVFYDNIHYFLQEYEAWDKTYTSQMGMLNEFDNENYLQFLAGGNDSEFRSSQDANIGNPDNIYWDYSGIYGVGNMSNNMYLKTLTLDYDFFDNEFFELSVINDQRIELYHPTSNTVYEFTGRGYIQFLRETDAEGRKIEGKKELKKRKQKTAKKDNPRVNKRS, from the coding sequence ATGAAAACGATAAAAATACTTTTAGGCTTTGTGCTTAGCGCAACACTTTTTACGTCTTGTTATACCGAAGAGGTAATTGTTAACGATTTTGATAATCAACCTGGTATTTCTTTACATCAGTTATTGAGCTCCTATGAACTTTGGTATGTAGATGTCAATCAAACACTAGGACCAGGAGAAACCCCTTTTCTACAAATTGCATTTACGGTATCATTTAGAAACGGATTGGTGTATGCGAATAATAATTTGGTAGGGTTTGGAAATCAAGGAAATGGATATGGTATTGATGTTGGGACTTACGATGCATATAATATGATTTTAGATATTAATCATGACATCGATGGTTATGAAACTTTTGATGTCTATCAAATAGACAATAACACAATTGAATTATATAACCCTTTTAATGACACATCTTATTTTTTAAATGGCTACCAAAGAAGCAATTTTGATTATGATTATGTGTTTTATGATAACATTCATTATTTCCTTCAAGAATATGAAGCTTGGGATAAAACATATACAAGTCAAATGGGAATGCTAAATGAATTTGACAATGAAAATTATTTGCAGTTTTTAGCTGGAGGAAATGATTCTGAATTTAGAAGTTCTCAAGACGCAAACATTGGAAATCCAGATAATATTTACTGGGATTATTCAGGGATTTATGGCGTTGGAAATATGAGTAATAATATGTACTTAAAAACATTAACATTAGATTATGACTTTTTTGACAATGAATTCTTCGAATTGAGCGTTATAAATGACCAAAGAATAGAATTGTACCACCCAACATCTAATACTGTTTATGAATTTACAGGAAGAGGATACATACAATTTTTACGTGAGACTGATGCCGAAGGAAGAAAAATTGAAGGGAAAAAAGAACTTAAAAAGCGTAAGCAGAAAACCGCTAAAAAAGATAACCCAAGGGTAAACAAAAGGAGCTAA
- the lysM gene encoding peptidoglycan-binding protein LysM yields the protein MGLFSFIKNAGAKVFGIGKTTEEEAAEARAAANAKAAVEELRIEEAAARNLEGTINDLQLQVEGLRIFVDDDMARISGMAYNQATREKVILVVGNTLGIATVDDQMTVEHTEPEAQFHTVASGDTLGKIAKNYYGNAMKYPVIFEANKPMLTDPDKIYPGQVLRIPHLNS from the coding sequence ATGGGATTATTTTCATTTATTAAAAACGCTGGAGCTAAAGTTTTCGGAATTGGTAAAACTACAGAAGAAGAGGCAGCAGAAGCTAGAGCAGCAGCAAATGCTAAAGCAGCAGTTGAAGAATTAAGAATAGAGGAAGCAGCAGCTAGAAATCTTGAAGGAACAATTAACGATTTACAATTACAAGTTGAAGGATTAAGAATATTTGTTGACGATGATATGGCTAGGATTTCTGGAATGGCTTACAATCAAGCTACAAGAGAAAAAGTTATTTTAGTTGTTGGAAACACATTAGGAATAGCTACAGTTGACGATCAAATGACCGTTGAGCACACAGAACCTGAAGCTCAATTTCATACTGTTGCAAGTGGTGATACATTAGGTAAAATAGCAAAAAACTATTATGGTAATGCTATGAAATACCCTGTAATTTTTGAAGCTAATAAGCCAATGCTTACAGATCCTGATAAAATTTATCCTGGTCAAGTACTACGTATTCCACATTTGAATTCATAA
- a CDS encoding TlpA family protein disulfide reductase: MRYLYVFFLLIPLSMFSQHSINGTFEPASDYTYAFLYHATPSGSNYVDRAKIEENGKFTIALDSSITSGIYKIVYALPPEENNFNLIYNGKESVSFTFSIEKGLEFTDSNENKLWSSYTNSMEMVNRTISNYYTQKNIDKKGFHDIFKTLKDTQIAFEEASEGTLASTFIKANTPYIPEVYEDVSTYSSNLKHTFLSHVDFSDELLQSSDFLVDRVLAYIFGMSPNTTNDTYKANVDYVVTKISEGDLNIKTMLLEMVWSRFKDIDNPEVANYISDTYLMELSKIGNYISLTEGIETYQKNQIGRKAQNFDLAISKNDETIATTLHDLEIAEQYLVIFWSSTCGHCLDELPKVKMILASNPNLKVVAIGLEDEAESWQKSISEYPDFIHVLGLEKWDNPISNAYGVEATPTYVLLDKNKTILAKPYDFEALEKVLKKK, translated from the coding sequence ATGAGATATTTATATGTATTCTTTTTATTAATTCCATTAAGCATGTTTTCTCAACATAGCATCAATGGTACATTTGAGCCAGCATCAGATTATACGTATGCCTTTTTATATCATGCAACTCCAAGTGGTTCAAATTATGTAGATAGAGCAAAAATTGAAGAGAATGGCAAGTTTACAATAGCATTAGATTCTTCAATAACTTCAGGAATTTATAAAATTGTTTATGCACTTCCACCAGAAGAAAATAATTTTAATCTTATTTATAATGGTAAAGAAAGTGTCTCATTTACATTCAGCATTGAAAAAGGTTTGGAATTTACCGACAGTAATGAGAATAAATTATGGTCGTCATATACAAACAGTATGGAAATGGTGAATAGAACCATTAGCAATTATTACACACAAAAAAACATTGACAAAAAAGGGTTTCACGATATTTTTAAAACTTTAAAAGACACACAAATTGCTTTTGAAGAGGCTTCAGAAGGAACATTGGCTTCTACATTTATTAAAGCAAATACACCTTATATTCCAGAAGTTTATGAAGATGTATCCACATACTCTTCAAACTTAAAACACACTTTTTTATCTCATGTCGATTTTAGTGATGAATTACTACAAAGTTCAGATTTTCTTGTCGATCGTGTATTAGCATACATTTTCGGAATGTCTCCAAATACTACAAATGACACATATAAAGCAAATGTAGATTATGTGGTAACTAAAATTAGCGAAGGCGATTTAAACATAAAAACAATGCTTCTAGAAATGGTTTGGAGTCGTTTTAAAGACATAGACAATCCTGAAGTAGCAAATTATATTTCTGATACGTACTTAATGGAATTGTCTAAAATTGGGAACTATATAAGTCTTACTGAAGGGATTGAAACATACCAAAAGAATCAGATTGGTAGAAAAGCTCAAAACTTTGATTTGGCCATTAGTAAAAATGATGAAACGATAGCAACAACACTTCACGATTTAGAAATTGCTGAGCAATACTTAGTGATTTTTTGGAGTAGTACTTGCGGACATTGTCTTGACGAATTACCAAAAGTAAAAATGATTCTAGCTTCAAACCCAAACTTAAAAGTGGTTGCTATTGGTCTTGAGGACGAAGCAGAAAGTTGGCAAAAATCCATTTCTGAATATCCCGATTTTATACATGTTCTAGGGTTAGAAAAATGGGATAATCCGATCTCAAATGCTTATGGCGTTGAAGCTACACCAACTTATGTGTTGTTAGATAAAAACAAAACTATACTAGCAAAACCTTATGATTTTGAAGCTTTAGAAAAGGTTTTAAAGAAAAAGTGA
- a CDS encoding DMT family transporter encodes MKNAHLNHVLWLTVATIFISTSGALGKYIDMPIPVIIWWRCALASVFIFVFCKYKKIKLKIYTGSDTLTFIISAVFLGGHWITYFYALKVSNVAIGMLSLFTFPLITAFLEPLFSKVKFDPIHILLGGLVLLGIYFLAPEFNLESTSLQGILFGILSAVCYAIRTLMLKQQVPKYNGSMLMFYQVLILSVILVPFLYIMDTSAIETQYPYVLILALLTTAIGHTLFVNSLNYFKASTASIISSTQPVFGIIIAFLFLNEIPSWNTFIGGTLIISTVVIESIRSKNKSKQ; translated from the coding sequence ATGAAAAATGCACATCTAAATCATGTGCTCTGGTTAACTGTAGCTACTATCTTTATTAGTACATCTGGAGCTTTAGGAAAATATATAGATATGCCAATTCCAGTAATTATTTGGTGGAGATGTGCTTTAGCTTCCGTTTTTATATTTGTGTTTTGTAAATACAAAAAGATTAAACTCAAGATCTATACTGGTTCTGATACACTCACTTTTATTATTTCTGCTGTTTTTTTAGGTGGCCATTGGATTACTTATTTCTATGCCTTAAAAGTGTCAAATGTGGCTATTGGGATGTTATCATTATTTACATTTCCTTTGATAACTGCTTTTTTAGAACCATTATTTTCAAAAGTGAAGTTTGACCCAATTCACATTTTACTTGGTGGTTTAGTATTGCTTGGAATTTACTTTTTAGCACCAGAATTTAATTTGGAAAGCACATCGTTACAAGGCATTTTATTCGGAATACTTTCAGCAGTTTGTTATGCCATTAGAACCTTAATGTTGAAACAACAAGTGCCAAAATATAATGGTAGCATGTTGATGTTTTACCAGGTATTAATTCTGTCTGTTATTTTGGTGCCATTCTTATATATAATGGATACTTCTGCCATTGAAACTCAATATCCTTATGTTTTAATTTTAGCCTTACTAACAACAGCCATAGGTCACACTTTATTTGTGAATAGTTTAAACTATTTTAAAGCCAGTACAGCTAGTATTATTTCAAGTACGCAACCTGTTTTCGGAATCATAATTGCATTTTTGTTTCTTAATGAAATTCCTTCGTGGAATACTTTTATTGGTGGAACACTCATAATTTCAACAGTAGTCATTGAAAGTATCCGGTCAAAAAACAAATCGAAACAATAA
- the mfd gene encoding transcription-repair coupling factor, giving the protein MQNLQTTIVQTGAKSHIKGLVGSSLSLVISEAFKACDLPFLLIFNDKEEAAFYLNDLEMLLNDKDVLFYPGSYRRPYQIEETDNANVLLRAEVLNRINSRKKPAIIVTYPDALFEKVVTRRELEKNTLKISVGDELSLDFVNEVLFEYKFKRVDFVTEPGEFSVRGGIVDVFSFSHDEPYRIEFFGDEVDSIRTFDVETQLSTEQIKKIGIIPNVANKFLEENRQSFLKYIAQKTVVFSKNTDLLFSRIDAFFGKAEDTFKALSSELKHSEPEELFCNSELLKRQLIDFSLVEFGPSTSFSNQASKLIEFKTSPQPSFNKQFNLLIEDLNNNHDKGYTNYIACVSEQQAKRFHDIFEDVEEDVHYKTVVLSLYQGFIDHDQKITCYTDHQIFERYHKFHLKNGYAKKQAITLKELTNLDIGDYVTHIDHGIGKFGGLQKIDVEGKKQEAIKLVYGERDVLYLSIHSLHKITKFNGKDGKPPKVYKLGSKAWKTLKQKTKSRVKEIAFNLIKVYAKRKLEKGYQYKPDSYLQHELEASFIYEDTPDQITSTADIKADMESERPMDRLVCGDVGFGKTEVAIRAAFKAVDNGKQVAILVPTTILAYQHNKTISERLKDFPVTVDYLNRFRTAKEKRETIEKLEKGHVDIIIGTHQLVNKKVKFKDLGLLIVDEEQKFGVAVKEKLKTLKDNVDVLTLTATPIPRTLQFSLMAARDLSVITTAPPNRYPIESNVIRFSEETIRDAVTYEIQRGGQIFFIHNRIENIKEVAGMIQRLVPDAKIGIGHGQMEGKKLEHLMLAFMNGEFDVLVSTTIVESGLDVPNANTIFINNANNFGLSDLHQMRGRVGRSNKKAFCYFITPEYSAMTNDARKRITALEQFTELGSGFNIAMKDLEIRGAGDLLGGEQSGFINDIGFDTYQKILNEAIEELKENEFKDLYQDDGKEKDYVKDITIDTDFELLFPDNYVNNITERLNLYTKLNTLKTEAELKVFETEIIDRFGELPIQVIDLLNSVRVKWIATKIGLEKIIMKKGRLVGYFINDQQSPFYQSANFTKVLAYVQTRPKDCKMKEKQTRNGLRLLLTFEQIKSVKQALSRLQDI; this is encoded by the coding sequence ATGCAAAATCTGCAGACTACTATTGTTCAAACTGGAGCAAAATCACACATAAAAGGTTTAGTTGGCTCCTCATTATCCTTAGTTATTAGTGAAGCATTTAAAGCTTGTGACCTTCCTTTTTTATTGATATTTAATGATAAAGAAGAAGCAGCTTTTTATCTCAATGATTTAGAAATGCTACTTAATGATAAGGATGTCCTATTTTATCCTGGAAGTTATCGAAGACCATATCAAATTGAAGAAACCGATAATGCAAATGTCTTATTAAGAGCAGAAGTTTTAAACCGAATTAACTCTCGTAAAAAACCAGCGATTATTGTCACTTATCCTGATGCGCTGTTCGAAAAAGTAGTTACGCGTCGTGAACTGGAAAAGAATACTTTAAAGATTTCTGTTGGTGATGAGTTATCTCTCGATTTTGTTAATGAAGTCTTATTTGAATACAAATTTAAACGTGTTGATTTTGTAACCGAACCTGGAGAATTTTCTGTTCGTGGTGGTATTGTTGATGTCTTCTCATTTTCTCATGATGAACCTTATCGTATCGAGTTTTTTGGTGATGAAGTAGATAGCATTAGAACCTTCGATGTAGAAACACAACTCTCTACAGAACAAATCAAAAAAATTGGCATCATTCCTAATGTTGCAAATAAATTTTTAGAAGAAAACAGACAAAGTTTCCTGAAATATATCGCACAAAAAACTGTAGTATTTTCAAAAAATACTGACTTACTCTTTTCCAGAATTGATGCGTTCTTCGGAAAAGCAGAAGACACTTTCAAAGCGCTATCATCAGAATTAAAACATTCAGAACCTGAAGAGCTATTTTGTAATTCAGAATTACTGAAACGTCAACTTATCGATTTTAGTTTGGTTGAATTTGGTCCTTCGACTTCGTTCAGCAATCAAGCTTCAAAATTAATTGAGTTTAAAACCTCCCCTCAACCATCATTTAACAAACAATTCAATTTATTAATTGAAGACCTTAACAATAATCATGATAAGGGATATACAAACTACATAGCTTGCGTAAGCGAACAACAAGCAAAACGATTTCATGATATTTTTGAAGATGTTGAAGAAGATGTACATTACAAAACAGTTGTGCTATCCTTATATCAAGGATTCATAGATCATGATCAAAAAATTACATGCTACACAGATCATCAAATCTTTGAACGTTACCATAAATTTCATCTTAAAAATGGCTACGCCAAAAAGCAAGCCATTACACTTAAAGAACTCACCAATTTAGATATTGGAGATTATGTAACACATATCGATCATGGAATTGGAAAATTTGGTGGACTTCAAAAAATTGATGTAGAAGGCAAAAAACAAGAAGCTATTAAATTAGTATATGGTGAGCGTGACGTGTTGTATTTAAGCATTCATTCGCTACATAAAATCACCAAGTTTAATGGTAAAGATGGTAAGCCTCCAAAAGTGTATAAACTTGGAAGCAAGGCTTGGAAAACCCTTAAGCAAAAAACAAAGTCTAGAGTTAAGGAAATTGCTTTCAATCTTATTAAAGTCTATGCAAAACGCAAACTAGAAAAAGGCTATCAATACAAACCTGATAGTTATCTACAGCATGAGTTAGAAGCGTCTTTTATTTATGAAGATACTCCAGATCAAATCACATCTACTGCAGATATTAAAGCAGATATGGAAAGTGAACGTCCTATGGATCGCCTCGTTTGTGGTGATGTAGGTTTTGGTAAAACTGAAGTCGCTATTCGTGCAGCTTTTAAAGCCGTAGACAACGGAAAACAAGTAGCAATTTTAGTACCTACGACAATTCTTGCGTATCAACACAACAAAACAATTAGCGAACGACTCAAAGATTTTCCAGTTACTGTTGATTATCTCAACCGTTTTAGAACCGCTAAAGAAAAAAGAGAAACAATTGAGAAACTAGAAAAAGGTCATGTGGATATCATCATTGGAACACATCAACTAGTCAATAAAAAAGTGAAATTCAAGGATTTAGGCTTGCTAATTGTTGATGAAGAACAAAAGTTTGGTGTCGCAGTTAAAGAAAAACTAAAAACGCTAAAAGATAATGTGGATGTCTTGACATTGACTGCTACTCCAATTCCAAGAACGCTTCAATTTAGTTTAATGGCTGCTCGAGATTTATCAGTAATTACAACTGCTCCACCTAATCGCTATCCTATTGAAAGCAATGTGATTCGTTTTAGTGAAGAAACCATTAGAGATGCTGTGACTTATGAAATTCAACGTGGTGGTCAAATTTTCTTTATTCATAACCGAATTGAAAATATTAAGGAGGTTGCTGGAATGATTCAGCGTTTAGTTCCTGATGCCAAAATTGGTATTGGTCATGGACAAATGGAAGGCAAAAAACTAGAACATTTGATGTTAGCCTTTATGAATGGTGAGTTTGATGTTTTAGTAAGTACTACAATTGTTGAAAGTGGTCTTGATGTTCCAAATGCCAATACTATTTTTATTAATAATGCGAATAATTTTGGATTGAGCGACTTGCACCAAATGCGTGGTCGTGTTGGTAGAAGTAACAAAAAGGCCTTTTGTTATTTTATCACTCCCGAATATTCGGCAATGACTAATGATGCACGAAAACGAATTACTGCTCTTGAACAATTTACTGAGCTAGGAAGCGGTTTCAATATCGCGATGAAAGATTTGGAAATTCGTGGTGCAGGTGATTTATTAGGAGGAGAACAAAGTGGATTTATCAATGATATTGGTTTTGATACGTATCAGAAAATACTAAATGAAGCCATTGAAGAACTGAAAGAAAACGAGTTTAAAGACTTATATCAAGACGACGGAAAAGAGAAAGATTACGTTAAAGATATTACAATTGATACGGATTTCGAATTACTATTTCCAGATAACTATGTCAATAATATTACTGAACGTTTGAATCTTTACACCAAACTCAACACACTTAAAACCGAAGCAGAGTTGAAAGTTTTTGAAACCGAAATTATTGATCGCTTTGGAGAACTGCCAATTCAGGTGATAGATTTATTAAACAGTGTTCGTGTAAAATGGATTGCTACAAAAATCGGATTAGAAAAAATCATTATGAAAAAAGGCCGCTTAGTTGGTTATTTTATCAACGATCAACAAAGTCCGTTTTACCAAAGTGCCAACTTTACAAAAGTCTTAGCGTATGTTCAAACAAGACCAAAAGATTGTAAAATGAAAGAAAAACAAACTAGAAATGGTTTGCGTTTACTATTAACTTTTGAACAGATAAAATCGGTTAAGCAAGCGTTAAGCAGACTTCAAGACATATGA
- a CDS encoding tellurite resistance TerB family protein: MSFSELFESGFKKRNEDHFAAIVRVAMSDGVITDAEKAFLDRLATRLDITEHDYKEILKDYQNHPINAPHSYDHRLERLYDLSRMVWADDLEGPNQHWLLEKLCVGLGFHAQNVKYIADKALALAYEKVDADTFIEEMKNMNK; the protein is encoded by the coding sequence ATGTCATTTTCAGAATTATTTGAAAGCGGATTTAAGAAGCGTAATGAGGATCATTTCGCAGCAATTGTTAGAGTTGCTATGAGCGATGGTGTTATAACTGATGCTGAAAAAGCTTTTTTAGATCGTTTAGCTACACGATTAGATATTACAGAACACGATTATAAAGAAATATTAAAAGACTATCAAAATCATCCAATAAATGCACCTCATTCTTACGATCATAGATTAGAGCGTTTATATGATTTATCACGTATGGTTTGGGCAGATGACCTTGAAGGACCAAATCAGCATTGGCTTTTAGAAAAGCTTTGTGTTGGTTTAGGATTTCATGCTCAAAATGTAAAGTATATTGCAGACAAAGCTCTAGCACTTGCATATGAAAAAGTAGATGCTGATACGTTTATTGAAGAAATGAAAAACATGAATAAGTAA
- the fbp gene encoding class 1 fructose-bisphosphatase, with translation MSKKNQTLGEFIIENQSSFKYTSGELSRLINSIRLAAKVVNHEVNKAGLVDIIGTAGDTNIQGEDQQKLDVYANDKFIQTMTKRNIVCGIASEEEDDFISINSQDENHQNKYIVLIDPLDGSSNIDVNVSVGTIFSIYRRVTPVGTPVTIEDFLQKGNQQVAAGYVVYGTSTMLVYTTGHGVNGFTLNPAIGTFYLSHPDMQFPEDGKIYSVNEGNYIHFPQGIKNYIKYCQQEEGDRPYTSRYIGSLVSDFHRNMIKGGIYMYPKSSMNSNGKLRLLYECNPMAFLAEQANGKASDGFTRIMDIKPTELHQRVPFICGSKNMVSKAEEFMRNA, from the coding sequence ATGTCTAAGAAAAATCAAACACTTGGTGAGTTTATCATCGAAAATCAATCGTCTTTTAAATATACATCTGGAGAATTATCTAGACTTATAAATTCTATTCGATTGGCTGCAAAAGTAGTTAATCACGAAGTAAACAAAGCTGGTTTGGTTGATATTATTGGCACTGCTGGTGACACAAATATACAAGGTGAAGATCAACAAAAACTTGATGTTTATGCTAATGATAAGTTTATTCAAACGATGACTAAACGAAATATTGTTTGCGGAATTGCAAGTGAGGAAGAAGACGATTTTATATCAATCAATAGTCAAGATGAAAACCACCAAAATAAATATATTGTTCTAATTGACCCTTTAGATGGTTCGTCTAACATTGATGTAAATGTTTCTGTAGGAACTATTTTTTCAATTTACAGACGTGTAACTCCAGTAGGAACTCCTGTTACAATTGAAGATTTTCTTCAAAAAGGAAATCAGCAAGTAGCTGCTGGATATGTGGTTTACGGAACCTCAACGATGTTAGTTTACACAACTGGTCATGGTGTAAACGGATTTACATTGAATCCTGCAATTGGAACATTCTATCTATCACATCCTGATATGCAATTCCCAGAAGATGGGAAAATTTATTCAGTAAATGAAGGAAATTACATCCACTTTCCGCAAGGCATTAAGAATTACATCAAATACTGCCAACAAGAAGAAGGAGACAGACCTTATACAAGTAGATATATTGGATCACTAGTTTCTGATTTTCATAGAAACATGATTAAAGGTGGTATTTATATGTATCCTAAAAGCTCGATGAATTCTAATGGTAAATTACGTTTACTTTACGAATGTAATCCGATGGCTTTCTTAGCAGAACAAGCTAATGGTAAAGCTAGTGATGGATTTACGAGAATCATGGATATTAAACCTACCGAACTCCACCAACGTGTTCCTTTTATTTGTGGAAGTAAAAACATGGTTTCAAAAGCCGAAGAATTTATGCGTAATGCATAA
- a CDS encoding GNAT family N-acetyltransferase, with translation MDLNIRDAVKGDMPRVHELITELAVFEKEPDAVKITAEDLEVFGFGIDPKFHCFVAEVNNEIEGIALVYSRFSTWSGVVLHLEDLIVSQNKRGLGLGTKLLDTVVKYAEDLGVKRVSWEVIDWNEPAIAFYEKKGANVMRDWDVVQLDEEGIKNYLSKI, from the coding sequence ATGGATTTAAACATTAGAGATGCAGTCAAAGGTGATATGCCAAGAGTTCACGAATTGATTACAGAACTTGCTGTTTTTGAAAAGGAGCCAGATGCTGTGAAAATAACTGCTGAAGACTTGGAGGTTTTTGGATTTGGAATCGACCCGAAATTTCATTGTTTTGTTGCTGAAGTTAATAATGAAATTGAAGGAATAGCATTGGTGTATTCACGTTTTTCAACATGGAGTGGTGTTGTGTTGCATCTTGAAGATTTAATTGTAAGTCAGAATAAAAGAGGACTAGGATTAGGAACAAAGCTATTAGATACCGTTGTAAAATATGCTGAAGATTTAGGAGTTAAGCGTGTGAGTTGGGAAGTGATAGATTGGAACGAACCTGCAATTGCTTTTTATGAAAAAAAAGGAGCTAACGTGATGAGAGATTGGGATGTGGTGCAATTAGATGAAGAAGGAATTAAAAATTATTTATCAAAAATATAG